Below is a genomic region from Arcanobacterium haemolyticum DSM 20595.
CAAACCATCCAGGATGTCATGCTCTGAAATCGTCACCGATTCCAACGGCCGCCCGGCTTCATCACAACGTTGAACGATCCGGTGCAATACTTCCTGCCACACCAAAGCACCAGCGCCAATCACGTCAGCCCGCTTCGGATGCAAGAACGGAACAGCCTCACGTTGCGCCAGCGGCGCCTCAATAAACCACGAGGTGGATTCCTCAACCTGCCCCAGGCTCATGTCCAACCCGTGGATTCGCTCAGAATCATACTCTTCCAGCCCCAGCGATAACGCAGCCACCGATGTGATCGTGCCGGCTAACCCAACAACCGTACGCGCCTGACTCAAGTCAACAACGGCTTCCGCATCATCCAACGCCGCAGCAACATCCGCGCGCGCAGCAGCAACCTCATCAGCGGTAGGCGGATCCGACTTCATCTGGCGTTCGCGCATCCGCACCGAACCAACATCCATCGAATAAGCGCCCAGCACAGTACCGTCTGCACTACCCAACACCAGTTCCGTAGAACCGCCACCCAAATCAATCGCCAACAACGGGGCATCAGGCGAAACAAGAGCAGAAATCGCACCAGCAAACGACGTGCGAGCTTCCTCTTCCCCACTCAGCACCTGCGGTGTAACGCCAAGGCGCTCCCGCACACCATTAATAAACACGTCCCGATTTTCCGCATCCCGCGTAGCAGACGTGGCTGCAAACACCACCGATTCACACCCATGTTCCGCAATCTGCCCAGCATAATCATCAACCGCAGCCAACGTACGCTCCAACGCCTGCGTATCAAACCGCCCCGTCTTATCAACGCCCTGCCCCAGACGAACAATCTCCATCCGCCGCACAACATCGCTCAACACGCCACGATCATCAACATCGGCAATCAACAAGCGGATTGAATTCGTCCCGCAATCTATCCCTGCTACACGCATTCCCGGGCTCCTTTAGCGTCAGGCGGTAACGGCAGCGTCGTCGCCCATCCCACAATGACACACTGCAGGATCCCAGCCAACTTGCGCCAAAACGTCATCCCCAGCCGGGCACACACCCGGCCCAGCAGCCAACGCATACCCAGCCAACGCATGCAAACACTTCACACGATCAGGCATACCGCCCGCAGACTTCCCCGCGATCTCCGGAACCTCGTCCATCACATCGCGGCGCTCTACATACGAATCGTGCGCACGCGCATGCGCCGCAGCATACTCAGGATCAGCCGCAAGGCGCTCATTGTACGACACCATCTCCCCCGCACTCTCAATCCGCGAAATCTCGCGAACCAGCCACGGGTAAGACAAGTAGAACACGGTTGGGAACGGCGAACCATCCGGAAGACGTGGATACGTGATCGTTACAGCCGGCGCGCCACAGGCACACCGCGCCCCGATCCCCACCAGCCCGCGCGGATCGCGGCCGAGTTGCGCCGTAAGAATTGCGCGATCATCCGGACGAATCTCCGTAGCGTTCACAGCTACACGCTTCAGAACGTCAAGAGGGACAGAAAAAGATGTCATTTCTTTGCATCCTTCGTTGTTGGGGAATCACCGGATTCCTGAGGTTTATGTGGTAGATTTTCGTTCAAAAGTGGGGTGTTTTGTGGGTTTTCCCGCTCGCCAACTTGCCCTGCGATCACGATTGAATCCCAGCCCGTCACAAAAAATGGGGTTTGTTGGCGCCGCAACCGGTTGACTTCTTCCGCACGTGCCGTGAGTTGATCGTTTGCATCGCCTTGCTTCGGATCTTTCGTTGAGTACAACGTTTGCCCTGGCATCACAAATCCGAGCCTTTCGCGCGCTTTCGCCTGCACGTACGTCGGATCTTCCCAGAGTTCTTTTTCTTCCGTTAACGATTCTACGCGCTCTTTCATGAGCGACAGTTCCGATTTCGCTTTTCTAATGTCTTCTTGTTGCGCCAAGTACTGCGTGAGCGGATTGGCAACAATCAGTACCCCCACCAGCGCAAATAGTACAACCGTAGCCAGCCGTAGTGAGATTCGATGAGTTTTGTCTTGCCTTTCGATCACCAGGTGGTGTTCGCGCGTGAAACGTTTTCGTGACGAGGTTTCGTTTTTTCGAGGGGACGACGACCCCGGGCGCGCTTTTCTCCCAGGTTTGTTCACTGGCGTTGTTGGTTTCGTTCGGCGCACTGGTTGTTGCGCGGGTACACGACGTGGTCCGGGGGTACCGGATGAGCGCTGAGGTGGACGACGAACCATGCCTCTAAGTCTAGAGCCATAAGGGCAAAAACGGGAGATGGAGGTGGTGAGCCGCCCCACGCCGTAAAGATAAGAGAGCAAAAAAGTGGGACCACATCCGATTAGGATGTGGTCCCGGTTCGTCAACTACTACGGTTAGTAGTTATCAACGATGATGTATTCTCAGGCGTTGAAACGTGGGAATGCGGATGCGCCTGCGTAAACAGCTGCATCGCCGAGTTCTTCTTCGATGCGGAGCAACTGGTTGTACTTGTTGACGCGTTCGCCACGGGCTGGAGCACCAGTCTTGATCTGGCCGGAGTTGGTTGCAACTGCCAAGTCAGCAATGGTGGTGTCTTCGGTTTCGCCGGAACGGTGGGAAGTCATCGACTTGTAGCCTGCACGGTGTGCTGCTTCGACTGCTTCGAAGGTTTCGGTGAGGGTACCAATCTGGTTGACCTTCACCAGGAGAGCGTTTGCCGCACCGAGCTTGATACCCTTTTCGAGGCGCTCTGGGTTGGTAACGAACAGATCGTCACCAACGAGCTGGACGCGGCTACCAACGTGTTCGGTGAGGGACTTCCATGCATCCCACTCATCTTCAGAGAGTGGATCTTCGATGGAGACGATTGGGTACTTGGCAACGAGTTCATCGTAGTACTTAACCATGAATTCGGTGTCACGTTCTTCGCCTTCGAACATGTACTTGCCATCCTTGAAGAATTCGGTGGAAGCAACGTCAAGTGCGAGTGCGACGTCCTTGCCTGGTTCAAGGCCGACCTTCTTGATTGCTTCGCAGATGAGATCGAGTGCTTCAGCGTTGGAGCCGAGGTTTGGAGCGAAGCCGCCTTCGTCACCAAGACCGGTGTTCAGGCCGCGCTCCTTGAGAACGGACTTGAGAGCGTGGTAAACCTCTGCACCCCAGCGGAGGGCTTCCTTGAAGGTGGAAGCGCCAATTGGAGCAATCATGAATTCCTGAATGTCAACGTTGGAATCAGCGTGGGATCCACCGTTGAGGATGTTCATCATTGGAACTGGAAGAACGTGTGCGTTTGGCCCACCGAGGTATGCGTACAGTGGAAGGCCTGCAGATTCGGCAGCAGCCTTTGCAACAGCAAGGGAAACGCCAAGAATTGCGTTTGCGCCGATCTTGCCCTTGTTGTGGGTACCATCGAGATCGATGAGAGCCTGATCGAGGAAACGCTGATCAGATGCGGACAGGCCGACGATTTCTGGTTCGATAACTTCGGTCACTGCAGCAACGGCATCTGCGACGCCCTTGCCACCGTAACGGGAAGCATCGCCATCGCGACGCTCGACTGCTTCGAATGCGCCGGTTGATGCACCAGATGGTACTTCTGCGCGTGCGAAAACGCCGTTGTCGAGAAGGACTTCAACCTCAACGGTTGGGTTGCCACGGGAATCAAGAATTTCGCGGGCGGCAATTGCCTCAATAAGTGCCACAAGGACTCCTTTAAGTTGTCATTATTGGTCTTGCAGTCTCATGCCGGGAGGTTCCCAGCACGTACTCTTCTATTGTCCTACGTTTAGGCACATTTGGGTACCTATAGCCGTAAGTATTCTTAAACTCGCCCGCCGATTTTCATAAAAGTAGCGTCTTTTCTTCCCGAAATACCGGCTGAAAGTCCTATTCTTTAGGGTTCGCTAGGCTCTTTTTCGCAGTTGGCATAGTGTTCCTTCAACCGATGAAAAGTTGATCGATCACTCGGCTGACGAATTCGAGGATTTCTTCATTCTCTAACGCTTCGGCTGTGCCCAACACTTGACCTCCACGTTCTGGCATTGGCATCATGACAGTACGAATCGCAGCTTTGGCAATTGCGCGTGGATACAGGCGGCGCATTCGCGCCTGCCTAGAGTCAGAGAGGACCACTGGAGCGAATCTGATGTTCTTCCCCATGGCAGTGATTTCTTCGATTCCTGCTGCACGGGCTTGTTCCCGGAGGCGAGCGAGGGCAAAGAGCCGATCCACTTCCTTTGGAATTTCACCGTATCGATCAACCAGTTCGTTGCGAATATCTTGCCGTTGAGCATCGTTGGTTGAAGCTGCGATCTTGGTGTAAATTTCCAGACGCAACCGTTCCGATGTTACCCAGTTTTCTGGCACGTAGGCTTCTACTGGAAGTTCGATTCGCATATCAGCCAGTTGTTCTGCTTCACTGCGCTTATCTTGCCCAGTCAATTGAGCTACGGCTTCAGAGACCATCCGCAGGTAAAGATCGAAACCAACTCCAGCGATATGGCCAGACTGTTCGCCACCTAACAGATTTCCGGCACCGCGAATTTCCAAATCTTTCATCGCTACATGGATACCTGCACCCAGTTCAGAGTGTGTGGCAATAGTGCGCAGGCGTTCGATTGCCGTTTCAGTCATTGCCTTATCACGCGGATAGAGGAAATAGGCATAGGCACGATCCCGGCCGCGGCCAACGCGCCCGCGAAGCTGATGGAGTTGGGAAAGGCCGAGCTTATGAGCATCTTCTACAATCAACGTGTTCGCGTTGGAAATATCCAGGCCAGTTTCCACAATCGTGGTGCACACAAGCACATCAATTTCTTTATCCCAAAACGCCTGAATAACATCTTCTAACTGATGTTCAGTCATCTTTCCATGTGCCACCCCAACCCGTGCTTCAGGCACGAGTTCGGAAATTTCAGCGGCCACTTTGTGAATACTCTGCGTGCGGTTGTGGATGTAGAACACTTGGCCATCGCGCAGAAGTTCACGCTTGATAGCAGCAGAGATCTGTTTCGGTTCGTGGCCACCAACGTACGTCAAAATCGGATGGCGTTCTTCTGGCGGAGTGGCAAGTGTAGACATCTGACGGATACCAGTAACTGCCATTTCCAACGTTCGCGGAATTGGGGTTGCAGACATCGACAGCACATCAACAGCCGGATAGAGTTGCTTGAGCATTTCTTTATGTTCCACGCCGAAGCGCTGTTCTTCGTCAATAATAACGAGCCCAAGATCCTTGAATCGCACATCCCCTGTGATCAGCCGATGAGTGCCAATCACAACATCGATTGTTCCTTCACGAGCACCTTTACGCACCCCTTCAGCTTCTTTCGCGGTTTGGAAACGCGATAGCCCGGCAACCGTAACTGGGAATCCGCTGTAACGTTCAGTGAATGTTTCCAGATGCTGTTGCACAAGCAAGGTGGTGGGCACAAGAACCGCTACCTGCTTGCCATCTTGTACCGCTTTGAATGCAGCCCGGACAGCAATTTCTGTTTTTCCGTAGCCCACATCCCCAGAGATCAGGCGATCCATCGGTTCTAGCGATTCCATATCGCGTTTTACATCGTCAATTGTGGAGATCTGATCTGGCGTTTCAATGTAAGCAAAGGCATCTTCTAGTTCGCGCTGCCATGGGGTATCTGGGCCAAAAGCATGGCCTTTTGTGGCCCTACGCTGAGCGTACAAACGGATCAGTTCTTTCGCGATCTGCTTGATTGCAGCGCGCGCTTTCGCCTTAGTTTTAGCCCAATCAGCGCCGCCCATCTTGTTCAAACTTGGCGCATCGCCACCTGAATATTTAGTGACTTGATCGAGCTGATCAGTGGGCACCCACAGTTGATCGCGTGGGTTTCCGCGTTTAGACGACGCATACTCTAACACCACATATTCACGCTGGGAACCGCTGCGGCCGCCGAGTGCACGTTTGGCAAGTTTCACGAATTGAGCCACGCCGTGCCG
It encodes:
- a CDS encoding Ppx/GppA phosphatase family protein, coding for MRVAGIDCGTNSIRLLIADVDDRGVLSDVVRRMEIVRLGQGVDKTGRFDTQALERTLAAVDDYAGQIAEHGCESVVFAATSATRDAENRDVFINGVRERLGVTPQVLSGEEEARTSFAGAISALVSPDAPLLAIDLGGGSTELVLGSADGTVLGAYSMDVGSVRMRERQMKSDPPTADEVAAARADVAAALDDAEAVVDLSQARTVVGLAGTITSVAALSLGLEEYDSERIHGLDMSLGQVEESTSWFIEAPLAQREAVPFLHPKRADVIGAGALVWQEVLHRIVQRCDEAGRPLESVTISEHDILDGLALRAAGQLN
- a CDS encoding DUF501 domain-containing protein yields the protein MTSFSVPLDVLKRVAVNATEIRPDDRAILTAQLGRDPRGLVGIGARCACGAPAVTITYPRLPDGSPFPTVFYLSYPWLVREISRIESAGEMVSYNERLAADPEYAAAHARAHDSYVERRDVMDEVPEIAGKSAGGMPDRVKCLHALAGYALAAGPGVCPAGDDVLAQVGWDPAVCHCGMGDDAAVTA
- a CDS encoding FtsB family cell division protein codes for the protein MIERQDKTHRISLRLATVVLFALVGVLIVANPLTQYLAQQEDIRKAKSELSLMKERVESLTEEKELWEDPTYVQAKARERLGFVMPGQTLYSTKDPKQGDANDQLTARAEEVNRLRRQQTPFFVTGWDSIVIAGQVGERENPQNTPLLNENLPHKPQESGDSPTTKDAKK
- the eno gene encoding phosphopyruvate hydratase — its product is MALIEAIAAREILDSRGNPTVEVEVLLDNGVFARAEVPSGASTGAFEAVERRDGDASRYGGKGVADAVAAVTEVIEPEIVGLSASDQRFLDQALIDLDGTHNKGKIGANAILGVSLAVAKAAAESAGLPLYAYLGGPNAHVLPVPMMNILNGGSHADSNVDIQEFMIAPIGASTFKEALRWGAEVYHALKSVLKERGLNTGLGDEGGFAPNLGSNAEALDLICEAIKKVGLEPGKDVALALDVASTEFFKDGKYMFEGEERDTEFMVKYYDELVAKYPIVSIEDPLSEDEWDAWKSLTEHVGSRVQLVGDDLFVTNPERLEKGIKLGAANALLVKVNQIGTLTETFEAVEAAHRAGYKSMTSHRSGETEDTTIADLAVATNSGQIKTGAPARGERVNKYNQLLRIEEELGDAAVYAGASAFPRFNA
- the mfd gene encoding transcription-repair coupling factor; amino-acid sequence: MNLGSLLNVFTSNPEFAGLESEKECQIDVPRGAVAPLVAALTEIDQRRTNVIVTATGREADELATLLGSYIPHDTIAVLPAWETLPHERLSPRSDTVARRLRTLRRLAHPEEFPPLLVLIVPVRSLLQPVAQGLGELTPVVIKIGDTIDIADVQERLVAHAYTRVDMVETRGEFAVRGGILDIFPPTEAHPMRIELFGDEVDDIRSFAVADQRSIEKCAEVYAPPCRELIFTDSVRSRASQAMETFPGAIDMLEKIANGIAVEGMESLMPILVPEMHPVLDYFPQQTRIIVVEPERVTARADSLIETTDEFLAAAWSAAVSGGEVPLSVNKASFQTVSHIRKLAQERGYAWWSAAGFPSDESFHTDLAEPSSFGGNIEKAIDHIEAIVKQRWSVVIVVEGPGLGRRLAEQIEAADVPATFVNIVPATLQAGIVYVTVAPMPTGFIHTGRRIAVFGAADLMSRKRAAVRSQSAMPKRRKNAVDPLQLKPGDYVVHQRHGVAQFVKLAKRALGGRSGSQREYVVLEYASSKRGNPRDQLWVPTDQLDQVTKYSGGDAPSLNKMGGADWAKTKAKARAAIKQIAKELIRLYAQRRATKGHAFGPDTPWQRELEDAFAYIETPDQISTIDDVKRDMESLEPMDRLISGDVGYGKTEIAVRAAFKAVQDGKQVAVLVPTTLLVQQHLETFTERYSGFPVTVAGLSRFQTAKEAEGVRKGAREGTIDVVIGTHRLITGDVRFKDLGLVIIDEEQRFGVEHKEMLKQLYPAVDVLSMSATPIPRTLEMAVTGIRQMSTLATPPEERHPILTYVGGHEPKQISAAIKRELLRDGQVFYIHNRTQSIHKVAAEISELVPEARVGVAHGKMTEHQLEDVIQAFWDKEIDVLVCTTIVETGLDISNANTLIVEDAHKLGLSQLHQLRGRVGRGRDRAYAYFLYPRDKAMTETAIERLRTIATHSELGAGIHVAMKDLEIRGAGNLLGGEQSGHIAGVGFDLYLRMVSEAVAQLTGQDKRSEAEQLADMRIELPVEAYVPENWVTSERLRLEIYTKIAASTNDAQRQDIRNELVDRYGEIPKEVDRLFALARLREQARAAGIEEITAMGKNIRFAPVVLSDSRQARMRRLYPRAIAKAAIRTVMMPMPERGGQVLGTAEALENEEILEFVSRVIDQLFIG